One genomic window of Marinicella rhabdoformis includes the following:
- a CDS encoding alpha-2-macroglobulin family protein: protein MKTSQIKYIHHISRYKLFWTLSVLLFLSACHLATKKDMDAAPFSLAVSADDLTLTFKEKVQKISVDDMPISFQPQLACQWVWLSDQILRCMINRNNDHGIGIQGNTRYSINLSDGLTSVNALPVYKYSENFVFSRPEARYLNVVKWSSQIDPIFSVQFNTEINRQALKPESFNLVHEGKKYPLEVLDFDKNNYLLQNHLARMEDQVVLLQPKVSLAYDTHYQLAIDDNIKPLKGDVKSKEEVTSLSLKTYGLKNKLMANYCSDKYYSWHSKKVGTCFLDDYFVFQLDREINYTLNPHCQRLLKRGLLKDKGYNKKYHIRVLDFFDNQTEFKSCLEKVTDVFDQVSDLTEVLTVPFEDSFRPKLHLKNKAYQYGSLSNEITLVTSTMNLDAFHVQINKVNDQEVDLSFTQQVTDNQKNKYMTTQIEVPFEGEIHAIAGEIGIKKDSKDTVPFNVTKAPFHISLKTNPRFVALMLHDAKNMQPAKKTAVKVITQMQSYQGITDDSGFVQIEVLPSDFDDENEVDELALLINYQGKEYSINDIDELGYETSSEESDDDYYTYDEGELLVWGITDKPLYRAGEKVKYKLYFREKKGDGFVIPKIDSSIFANVQGYNRISGYEIDCSNYLECHSFFKKEIMELDQFGSVSGEFKIPLSTKNADFSFNFAYPTNPESEETTYWGDEKSIYSEVRFQVTDFQTSPYLLSVATDKKMLTPNSPFTITGEATYYSGGPVINQNGELTVEVSAKNFVEDHPQYSGYSFLQCHGCYGETDFISSLTYDDQGQISTEYKIKANDVKYGTVKFNAGIEPENSSWTYSQNLNVPYYQDDYFVGIKADQYMYLANEKINIESILVKYTGEEQSNPSFKYEVAKVNENGGVQAYEAIACSENNKCQTTISQAGRYKLKAKSAVAGVNYEHEIDVYVYQPSHAFNYTKYKSPQILLDKPKYDIGDVAKITINMPYPKAKVAVYLERNRILKHWVKSTDNGSIVLEFPITEQAAPGFSVSTDLLSINGHAVDNRKLRYSDTTVHTQVNSDRVDDTFEIITDKAAYLPGSDIKLTVKSSFDTDAEFTVALIDSAVVSLIDEKYYYDMNESSLHQATKVWQTLTKHTLKPVNLMMDTSGLGISEISFDEQDEQLEEQGKITVTGSRISREDLGSHPPATKGGVIDKKNSVEYTGTDSNNMVIAGVEIPLDQLRLLFKESAYFETGLRVQPGQEVSQTIRLPDNIGSWKVILVGADLKGKIDVKSQSIKAKKDLEVYANLPEQLTIDDRFIGQVNVVDKSNEASTLQIAAQAESNNGKKPVTAKKIQENAIQNQQYSMALPITVDGVNDIQVTAIVRSESSQDGLIKHIPVRGKSISGSEQLIGQFSAASELINFDISHRTAYPLGSLTLKVNPSISNQLNPTFNYMEKYPHQCWEQQLAKATAAAVKLNLNARNKNLGLTEEANEMIMAQEKGIIQDVINRAIDFQASNGGMTFFGANKENVSPFLTFHTHSMFKALKVMGYDIPTKVTDHIKEFATLYVSDYQRFLDNKRYEYDTEQNQYSAELFFMAYFINESKKVSEPNEDSAAIFELLTSDTNALSVNSLNQLVINDTENKTTYLNALSQKYFTNGNWLALLKEPKSDWFNLESGLKSQCETVSALLDSNQNEEDKDPAFRHLLNILGRSDSSGILGSTLENSVCLLAFNTFIERFESLENETIRQVVINGIQQQLTSEPIMVDVTQPLNINIANPKETQLYYSASLDFQQDANHEITAGEGLEITRTYAKFDQGKWHDVRADQFQTGDWIKTEVTIINPIQRSFIAVSSPNPGAWVPVNPMLSTSVPVGLIDQMDKESDSSYFYERQLQPATSKFYADFLPSGVHKITYYSKVLVGGEFSALPAVIEAMYNKKIRAQTKLEKVAVKTQ, encoded by the coding sequence ATGAAAACCTCACAAATTAAATACATCCATCACATCAGTCGATACAAATTATTTTGGACTTTAAGCGTTTTACTGTTTTTATCAGCGTGTCATTTAGCAACAAAAAAAGACATGGATGCTGCACCTTTTTCTTTGGCTGTGTCTGCCGATGACCTGACATTAACTTTCAAAGAAAAAGTGCAGAAGATCAGTGTTGATGACATGCCCATCAGTTTCCAGCCACAACTGGCCTGTCAGTGGGTGTGGTTATCTGATCAAATCTTGCGTTGTATGATCAACAGGAACAATGACCATGGCATTGGCATTCAAGGAAACACGCGCTACTCAATCAATTTATCTGACGGCTTAACTTCGGTAAATGCTTTGCCAGTTTATAAATATTCTGAAAATTTTGTATTTTCAAGACCGGAGGCCAGGTACTTGAATGTTGTTAAATGGTCTTCGCAAATTGACCCCATATTTTCTGTTCAATTCAATACCGAAATAAACAGACAGGCACTTAAACCGGAAAGTTTTAACTTGGTGCACGAAGGTAAAAAATACCCTTTAGAAGTTTTAGATTTTGACAAAAATAATTATTTACTTCAAAACCATCTTGCCAGAATGGAAGATCAGGTGGTCTTACTTCAGCCCAAGGTGTCTTTGGCCTATGACACTCATTATCAATTGGCGATAGATGACAATATAAAACCATTAAAAGGCGATGTAAAAAGCAAAGAAGAAGTGACGTCGCTTTCACTCAAAACATATGGCTTGAAAAATAAACTGATGGCCAATTATTGTTCTGATAAGTATTATTCTTGGCATTCAAAAAAAGTAGGGACATGCTTTTTGGATGACTATTTTGTTTTTCAGTTGGATCGAGAAATTAATTACACCCTCAATCCTCATTGTCAACGCTTGTTAAAGCGCGGTTTATTAAAAGACAAAGGTTATAATAAAAAATACCACATTCGTGTTTTAGATTTTTTTGATAATCAAACTGAATTCAAAAGCTGTTTAGAAAAAGTAACAGATGTTTTTGATCAAGTCAGTGACTTGACAGAAGTGTTAACTGTGCCTTTTGAAGACAGTTTTCGCCCAAAGTTACATTTAAAAAATAAAGCATACCAGTATGGTTCTTTATCCAATGAAATTACTTTAGTTACGAGTACCATGAACTTGGATGCGTTTCATGTCCAGATTAATAAAGTGAATGATCAAGAGGTGGATTTGTCATTTACTCAGCAAGTTACAGATAACCAAAAAAATAAATACATGACCACTCAAATTGAGGTGCCTTTTGAAGGCGAGATACATGCCATAGCCGGCGAGATTGGTATAAAAAAAGATTCAAAAGACACAGTTCCCTTTAATGTCACCAAAGCACCCTTTCATATCAGCCTCAAAACGAACCCAAGGTTTGTCGCATTGATGTTGCATGATGCTAAAAACATGCAACCAGCGAAGAAAACAGCAGTAAAAGTCATTACACAAATGCAATCTTATCAAGGAATTACAGATGATTCTGGCTTTGTACAAATAGAAGTTTTACCTTCAGATTTTGATGATGAGAATGAAGTTGATGAGCTTGCATTGCTTATCAATTATCAAGGAAAAGAATACAGCATTAATGACATTGATGAGTTGGGTTACGAAACATCAAGCGAGGAATCAGATGATGATTACTATACTTATGATGAGGGCGAATTACTGGTATGGGGTATCACTGACAAACCTTTGTACCGTGCAGGGGAGAAAGTGAAATACAAACTGTATTTCAGGGAGAAAAAAGGAGATGGTTTTGTTATTCCCAAAATTGACTCCAGTATATTCGCTAATGTTCAAGGGTATAACAGAATCAGTGGCTATGAAATAGATTGCTCCAATTACCTAGAATGCCATTCTTTTTTCAAAAAAGAAATCATGGAGTTGGATCAGTTTGGTTCTGTTTCAGGTGAATTTAAAATTCCTTTATCAACAAAAAATGCAGATTTTTCATTTAACTTTGCTTATCCAACAAATCCTGAGTCAGAGGAAACGACCTATTGGGGAGATGAAAAAAGCATTTATTCAGAAGTTAGGTTCCAAGTAACTGACTTTCAAACCTCACCGTATTTATTGTCAGTAGCAACAGATAAGAAAATGCTCACTCCGAATTCACCTTTTACAATCACAGGTGAAGCCACTTACTATTCTGGTGGACCGGTGATCAATCAAAATGGAGAGTTGACGGTAGAAGTGTCTGCCAAGAACTTTGTTGAAGATCATCCACAATATTCAGGTTACAGTTTTTTACAGTGTCACGGCTGCTATGGTGAAACAGATTTTATCAGTTCCTTGACTTATGATGACCAGGGTCAGATTTCGACTGAATATAAAATCAAAGCAAATGACGTCAAATATGGAACGGTTAAATTCAATGCGGGCATTGAACCTGAAAACAGTTCATGGACTTACAGTCAAAACTTGAATGTGCCTTATTATCAAGATGATTATTTTGTAGGGATAAAGGCTGATCAGTACATGTACTTGGCCAATGAAAAGATCAATATTGAATCCATCTTGGTCAAATATACCGGCGAAGAGCAAAGCAATCCAAGTTTCAAATATGAAGTGGCCAAGGTCAATGAAAATGGTGGAGTACAAGCATACGAAGCGATAGCATGTTCAGAAAATAACAAATGTCAAACCACAATCTCTCAAGCGGGTCGTTATAAATTAAAAGCCAAAAGCGCAGTAGCTGGGGTGAATTATGAGCATGAAATTGATGTTTATGTCTACCAGCCCTCTCATGCTTTTAATTACACCAAGTATAAATCACCCCAGATTTTATTAGACAAGCCCAAGTATGACATTGGAGATGTGGCAAAAATAACCATCAACATGCCATACCCGAAGGCCAAGGTGGCGGTATACCTTGAAAGGAACCGTATATTGAAACACTGGGTTAAAAGCACTGACAATGGCAGTATTGTTCTGGAGTTTCCCATAACAGAGCAGGCAGCACCGGGCTTTTCTGTCAGTACCGATTTACTCAGCATCAATGGTCATGCGGTTGATAACCGTAAATTGCGATACAGCGATACCACGGTTCACACCCAAGTTAATTCTGACCGCGTTGATGACACTTTTGAAATCATTACTGATAAAGCGGCATACCTACCAGGCTCGGACATTAAATTAACGGTTAAATCATCTTTTGACACCGATGCAGAATTTACTGTGGCACTGATTGATTCGGCGGTTGTTAGCCTGATTGATGAGAAATACTACTATGACATGAATGAGTCATCACTACATCAAGCAACAAAAGTATGGCAAACCTTAACCAAGCACACACTGAAACCTGTAAACTTGATGATGGACACCAGTGGTTTAGGAATCAGTGAAATTAGTTTTGATGAACAAGACGAGCAATTAGAAGAACAAGGCAAGATTACTGTTACAGGCAGTCGAATTAGCAGAGAAGATTTGGGTTCACATCCTCCAGCCACCAAAGGTGGTGTGATTGATAAGAAAAACAGCGTTGAATATACCGGAACGGATTCAAATAACATGGTGATAGCTGGTGTTGAAATTCCTTTGGACCAACTGAGGCTGCTGTTTAAAGAGTCAGCCTATTTTGAGACAGGTTTGAGAGTACAACCTGGGCAAGAAGTCAGCCAGACCATTCGATTACCTGACAACATCGGTTCATGGAAAGTCATTTTGGTTGGAGCAGATTTAAAAGGAAAAATTGATGTCAAATCTCAATCCATCAAAGCCAAAAAAGATTTAGAAGTTTATGCCAATTTACCTGAACAACTGACCATTGATGACCGTTTTATAGGCCAAGTAAATGTGGTGGATAAATCCAATGAAGCATCAACCTTACAAATCGCTGCCCAAGCGGAATCAAATAATGGTAAAAAACCAGTTACCGCTAAAAAGATTCAAGAAAACGCCATACAAAACCAACAATACAGCATGGCTTTGCCTATCACTGTTGATGGTGTTAATGACATACAAGTCACAGCGATTGTCAGATCCGAATCAAGTCAAGATGGGTTGATTAAACATATACCTGTGCGCGGCAAAAGCATATCGGGCAGTGAACAGTTAATCGGACAATTTTCCGCTGCATCTGAGTTGATTAATTTCGATATAAGCCACCGAACAGCATACCCACTTGGTTCGCTCACACTGAAGGTTAATCCGAGCATCTCTAATCAATTGAACCCCACATTCAATTACATGGAAAAATACCCACACCAGTGTTGGGAGCAACAATTGGCCAAAGCCACAGCGGCAGCAGTAAAGCTTAATTTAAATGCACGAAATAAAAACTTAGGTTTAACTGAAGAAGCCAATGAAATGATAATGGCACAAGAAAAAGGCATCATCCAAGATGTCATCAACCGCGCCATAGATTTTCAAGCCAGTAACGGTGGTATGACCTTCTTTGGCGCCAATAAAGAAAACGTCAGCCCGTTTTTAACCTTCCATACCCACAGCATGTTCAAAGCATTAAAAGTTATGGGTTATGACATTCCTACAAAAGTCACAGACCACATAAAAGAATTTGCCACACTGTATGTTTCGGATTATCAGCGCTTTCTTGATAACAAAAGATATGAATATGATACTGAACAAAATCAATACAGTGCAGAACTGTTCTTCATGGCTTATTTCATCAATGAATCGAAAAAAGTAAGTGAACCAAACGAAGACTCTGCGGCTATTTTCGAATTATTGACGTCAGACACAAACGCGCTCAGCGTCAACAGTTTGAATCAATTGGTAATCAATGACACCGAAAACAAAACAACCTACCTCAATGCGCTGTCACAAAAGTATTTCACCAACGGTAATTGGCTGGCTTTACTCAAAGAACCCAAATCAGATTGGTTTAATTTAGAAAGCGGACTGAAATCTCAATGTGAAACCGTAAGCGCCTTACTTGATTCTAATCAAAATGAAGAGGACAAAGACCCAGCGTTCAGGCACCTGTTAAATATTTTAGGTCGCAGTGATTCGTCAGGCATCTTAGGCTCTACACTTGAAAACAGTGTTTGTTTATTGGCTTTCAATACATTCATAGAAAGATTTGAATCACTAGAAAATGAAACAATACGCCAGGTTGTGATCAATGGTATTCAGCAACAATTAACCAGTGAGCCTATCATGGTTGACGTGACTCAGCCTTTGAATATCAACATAGCGAACCCTAAAGAAACCCAGCTGTATTATTCGGCTTCGCTTGATTTTCAACAAGACGCAAATCATGAAATCACAGCCGGTGAAGGTCTTGAAATCACCCGAACTTATGCCAAATTTGATCAAGGTA